A genomic window from Deltaproteobacteria bacterium GWC2_65_14 includes:
- a CDS encoding DNA polymerase III subunit delta' — protein MVAALSSVRGQDRAVGLLLRYLETGRVPHGLLFSGEEGIGKETAALGFAAALFCRSRSGTDACGACPDCRLLRSGSHPNFLRVSPENLSISIDDIRLLQEELSLKSFSDRPRVVLILPADRMTVQAANALLKTLEEPPPATHLLLVAHRISRLPATIVSRCQKVSFVPLPAETVERILAGLPGKGARRPQEEIRWAAACSGGSPGRALAALEEEDGERREWLRLLSSFDPAAVFAKAAAWKGGGDLGPRIAAPLSLVRDAAMISSGGKEGIMNEDLSADLSSLAGRRSAGEWTRAFQELLSMSRTPPQLQKPLMLEAFLFEFFGKD, from the coding sequence ATGGTAGCCGCCCTCTCGTCGGTCCGGGGGCAGGATCGGGCCGTCGGACTGCTGCTCCGGTACCTCGAAACCGGCCGGGTCCCGCACGGCCTCCTCTTCTCCGGGGAGGAAGGGATCGGGAAGGAGACGGCGGCCCTCGGGTTCGCGGCGGCCCTGTTCTGCCGGTCCCGCTCCGGGACGGACGCCTGCGGAGCCTGTCCCGATTGCCGGCTGCTCCGGTCGGGGTCCCACCCCAACTTCCTCCGGGTATCCCCGGAGAATCTTTCCATTTCGATCGACGATATCCGGCTGCTCCAGGAAGAGCTCTCCCTGAAGTCCTTCTCCGACCGTCCCCGGGTCGTGCTGATCCTCCCGGCCGACCGGATGACCGTGCAGGCGGCGAACGCCCTCCTGAAGACGCTCGAGGAGCCGCCCCCGGCGACCCACCTCCTGCTCGTGGCCCACCGGATCTCGCGCCTTCCGGCGACGATCGTCTCGCGCTGCCAGAAGGTTTCCTTCGTTCCCCTCCCCGCGGAAACGGTGGAACGGATCCTCGCCGGGCTCCCCGGCAAGGGCGCCCGGCGCCCGCAGGAAGAGATCCGCTGGGCGGCGGCATGCTCCGGGGGAAGCCCCGGCCGCGCGCTGGCCGCGCTGGAGGAGGAGGACGGGGAGCGCCGGGAGTGGCTGCGGCTGCTCTCCTCCTTCGACCCCGCCGCGGTCTTCGCCAAGGCGGCGGCCTGGAAGGGGGGGGGGGATCTGGGACCGCGGATCGCGGCGCCGCTGTCGCTCGTGCGGGATGCCGCCATGATCTCCTCGGGGGGAAAAGAGGGTATAATGAACGAGGATCTGTCGGCCGACCTTTCCTCCCTGGCCGGACGCAGGTCCGCGGGCGAATGGACCCGCGCGTTCCAGGAGCTTCTTTCCATGTCCCGCACGCCTCCGCAGCTCCAGAAGCCGTTGATGCTGGAGGCGTTTTTGTTCGAATTTTTCGGGAAGGACTAG